A part of Propioniciclava coleopterorum genomic DNA contains:
- a CDS encoding PLP-dependent aminotransferase family protein, which produces MDPYIDQYADRTGSMTVSAVRALFSVANRPEVVSLAGGMPNITDLPLGRLGDSFDKLVQTKGVQAMQYGSGQGEPFMREKVVDVMAEEQIRANSDDVVITCGSQQALDLVTRIFINPGDVVLCEAPSYVGALGTFNAYQAEIHHVAMDEHGLVPSAVKEAVTTLRAAGKRVKFLYTIPNFNNPTGIQQPLERRRELLAVAHELDLLVVEDNPYGLLTIEGEPLPALRSMDPDVIYLGSFSKTFAPGFRIGWVLAPHAVRERLVIAQEAAVLSPPVFSQFAITDYLDNFDWRGQIVAFRDMYRARRDAMLQGLSDHMPAAATWTRPTGGFFVWLTLPEGLDSQALLARAVSERVAYVPGNAFYADGFGSRNMRLSYCFPTPERIYEGTRRLGKVIRDELEMRATFGLPATEVPHTQVGGPAPDLS; this is translated from the coding sequence ATGGATCCGTACATCGACCAGTATGCAGACCGCACGGGGTCCATGACCGTGTCCGCAGTCCGAGCTCTCTTCTCCGTCGCCAACCGACCCGAGGTGGTCTCGCTGGCCGGCGGCATGCCCAACATCACCGACCTGCCGCTGGGCAGGCTGGGCGACTCGTTCGACAAGCTGGTGCAGACCAAGGGCGTCCAGGCCATGCAGTACGGGTCGGGCCAGGGCGAACCGTTCATGCGCGAGAAGGTCGTCGACGTCATGGCCGAGGAGCAGATCCGCGCCAACTCCGACGACGTCGTCATCACGTGCGGCTCGCAGCAGGCGCTCGACCTGGTCACGCGCATCTTCATCAACCCCGGCGACGTCGTGCTGTGCGAGGCGCCGAGCTACGTCGGCGCCCTGGGCACCTTCAACGCCTACCAGGCCGAGATCCACCACGTCGCCATGGACGAGCACGGGCTCGTGCCCTCCGCCGTGAAGGAGGCCGTCACCACGCTGCGCGCCGCGGGCAAGAGGGTGAAGTTCCTCTACACGATCCCGAACTTCAACAACCCCACGGGCATCCAGCAGCCGCTCGAGCGCCGCAGGGAACTGCTCGCCGTCGCCCACGAGCTCGACCTGCTCGTCGTCGAGGACAACCCCTACGGCCTGCTCACCATCGAGGGCGAGCCGCTGCCCGCGCTGCGCTCGATGGACCCCGACGTCATCTACCTGGGCTCGTTCTCCAAGACCTTCGCGCCCGGCTTCCGCATCGGCTGGGTGCTCGCGCCGCACGCGGTGCGCGAGCGGCTCGTGATCGCCCAGGAGGCGGCCGTGCTCAGCCCGCCGGTGTTCAGCCAGTTCGCCATCACCGACTACCTGGACAACTTCGACTGGCGCGGCCAGATCGTCGCGTTCCGGGACATGTACCGCGCCCGCCGCGACGCGATGCTGCAGGGCCTGTCGGACCACATGCCGGCCGCGGCGACGTGGACGCGTCCCACCGGCGGCTTCTTCGTGTGGCTCACGCTGCCCGAGGGCCTCGACTCCCAGGCGCTGCTCGCCCGCGCGGTGAGCGAGCGGGTCGCCTACGTCCCCGGCAACGCCTTCTACGCCGACGGCTTCGGCAGCCGCAACATGCGGCTGTCCTACTGCTTCCCCACGCCCGAACGGATCTACGAGGGCACCCGCCGGCTCGGCAAGGTGATCCGCGACGAGCTGGAGATGCGGGCGACCTTCGGGCTGCCCGCCACCGAGGTGCCCCACACGCAGGTCGGCGGCCCGGCCCCGGACCTGAGCTGA
- a CDS encoding D-alanine--D-alanine ligase family protein — protein MSVSNNVIVLAGGLSHERDVSLRSGRRVAQALRDSGHNVIEADVNATLLETLASVEDPVVFPVLHGGAGEDGALREVLDLLGVPYVGSNGPASRVAFDKAVSTPIVTYAGIATPAQSALPHGMFRELGAANLVDALAAKIGFPMMVKPARSGSALGSAKVEDAAGLPSAVVGAFSYGDIAIVAEFIEGTEVAVSVIDTGDGPQALPAVEIRPSSGVYDYTARYTAGATRFLSPAPMDADVAAACAEMALTAHRVLGLRDLSRTDMIVRDGVPYFLEVNVAPGMTETSLLPLAIEASSATFSEVCARLVEAARTRAAAGVAEPAPQIATDDPEDAPA, from the coding sequence ATTTCCGTGTCGAACAACGTCATCGTCCTGGCAGGCGGCCTCTCCCATGAGCGGGACGTCTCGCTGCGCTCGGGACGCCGCGTCGCCCAGGCCCTGCGCGACAGCGGCCACAACGTGATCGAGGCCGACGTCAACGCGACGCTGCTGGAGACCCTGGCCTCGGTCGAGGATCCGGTCGTCTTCCCCGTGCTGCACGGCGGCGCCGGCGAGGACGGCGCGCTGCGCGAGGTGCTCGATCTGCTCGGCGTCCCCTACGTGGGCTCCAACGGACCGGCGTCCCGGGTGGCGTTCGACAAGGCCGTGAGCACCCCCATCGTCACGTACGCCGGCATCGCCACCCCCGCCCAGTCGGCGCTCCCCCACGGCATGTTCCGCGAGCTCGGCGCCGCGAACCTGGTGGACGCCCTGGCCGCGAAGATCGGCTTCCCGATGATGGTGAAGCCCGCCCGCAGCGGCTCCGCGCTCGGCAGCGCCAAGGTCGAGGACGCCGCGGGCCTCCCCTCGGCCGTCGTGGGGGCGTTCTCCTACGGCGACATCGCGATCGTGGCCGAGTTCATCGAGGGCACCGAGGTCGCCGTGTCGGTCATCGACACCGGCGACGGCCCGCAGGCGCTGCCCGCGGTCGAGATCCGGCCCAGCTCCGGCGTCTACGACTACACGGCGCGCTACACGGCCGGCGCGACCCGGTTCCTCTCCCCCGCCCCGATGGACGCCGACGTCGCCGCCGCCTGCGCGGAGATGGCGCTGACCGCCCACCGCGTCCTGGGGCTGCGGGACCTGTCCCGCACCGACATGATCGTGCGCGACGGCGTCCCCTACTTCCTGGAGGTGAACGTCGCCCCGGGCATGACCGAGACGTCGCTGCTGCCGCTGGCGATCGAGGCGTCCAGCGCGACGTTCTCCGAGGTGTGCGCCCGCCTGGTCGAGGCCGCCCGGACCCGGGCCGCCGCCGGTGTGGCGGAACCGGCGCCGCAGATCGCCACCGACGACCCGGAGGACGCTCCTGCATGA
- a CDS encoding SURF1 family protein, which produces MNTRAKQVGLVTLGAVVAAVMIFLGLWQMQVFVDKGNRSVEDRAAQPPVPLAEHIATTGEMGDIYGKQVTFTGTFLPEQEVLIPTGDGRRVLTALELTDGRVLPVVRGLAPGEATFAEPPAGTVTETGLFLPGEGDPDGVVPDGVLRTVRMPLLAQQWPQQLVSGFVTLNAEESAAQGLEHAPVTLPGGEGSAQNGGYALQWWVFAAFALGMSIKLAHTLGVQDRRREEGELAAPPAPAPTKEDQTA; this is translated from the coding sequence ATGAACACCCGCGCGAAGCAGGTCGGGCTGGTCACCCTCGGCGCCGTCGTGGCGGCCGTGATGATCTTCCTCGGCCTGTGGCAGATGCAGGTGTTCGTCGACAAGGGCAACCGGTCGGTGGAGGATCGCGCGGCGCAGCCGCCAGTGCCCCTCGCCGAGCACATCGCCACGACGGGTGAGATGGGCGACATCTACGGCAAGCAGGTCACCTTCACCGGTACCTTCCTGCCCGAGCAGGAGGTCCTGATCCCCACCGGGGACGGGCGGCGCGTCCTCACGGCGCTCGAGTTGACGGACGGCCGCGTCCTGCCCGTGGTGCGGGGGCTGGCCCCCGGCGAGGCCACGTTCGCCGAGCCTCCGGCCGGCACGGTGACCGAGACCGGATTGTTCCTGCCCGGCGAGGGCGACCCTGACGGGGTCGTGCCCGACGGCGTCCTGCGGACGGTGCGGATGCCGCTGCTGGCCCAGCAGTGGCCCCAGCAGCTCGTGTCGGGGTTCGTGACCCTCAACGCCGAGGAGTCCGCGGCCCAGGGGCTCGAGCACGCCCCGGTGACGCTGCCCGGCGGCGAGGGCTCGGCCCAGAACGGCGGGTACGCGTTGCAGTGGTGGGTGTTCGCGGCGTTCGCGCTCGGGATGTCCATCAAACTCGCGCATACCCTGGGTGTGCAGGATCGCAGGCGTGAAGAGGGAGAGCTCGCCGCTCCCCCGGCGCCCGCGCCGACCAAGGAGGACCAGACCGCATGA
- a CDS encoding DUF3817 domain-containing protein: MAWIVGVLLVVLVLVGMPLKYFGDNDAVVVATGVPHGWLYMVLLITAYDLGRRVKWPWGRLILIALGGTVPFMSFVAEHYATKDVKTRLAAVETAQAQAPAPDVVPAPTTSADAPP; this comes from the coding sequence ATGGCCTGGATCGTCGGCGTCCTGCTGGTGGTGCTCGTCCTGGTCGGGATGCCGCTGAAGTACTTCGGCGACAACGACGCCGTCGTGGTGGCGACCGGCGTGCCGCACGGCTGGCTCTACATGGTGCTGCTGATCACCGCCTACGACCTCGGACGCCGCGTCAAGTGGCCCTGGGGCCGGCTGATCCTGATCGCGCTGGGCGGCACGGTGCCGTTCATGTCGTTCGTGGCCGAGCACTACGCCACCAAGGACGTGAAGACCCGCCTCGCCGCCGTGGAGACCGCCCAGGCCCAGGCGCCCGCCCCCGACGTGGTGCCCGCCCCGACGACGAGCGCTGACGCACCGCCCTGA
- a CDS encoding ParB/RepB/Spo0J family partition protein: MPAPRQRTGLGRGLGDLIRPTGPETTASAPDPAPAATAESRSPEPPQTLVAAPEGSAFAEIPLALITTNPKQPRQIFDEDDLAELVDSIKEVGLLQPIVVRPLGEGYELVMGERRLRATRAAGRDVIPAIVRETADHDLLRDALLENLHRVQLNPLEEAAAYQQMLDDFGCTQEELATRIKRSRPQISNTIRLLRLPAPVQRRVAAGVLSAGHARALLMVGDPVEQERLAQRIVAEGLSVRTVEEIIALGQRDGTPRARRTVTRAPSPRASALTQALTDSLDTRVNVQIGKSRGKITIEFAGEEDLDRILVVLRQGVATEE; encoded by the coding sequence ATGCCAGCACCACGACAGCGCACCGGACTGGGCCGGGGCCTGGGCGACCTGATCCGCCCCACCGGGCCGGAGACCACAGCATCGGCCCCGGATCCCGCGCCCGCCGCGACCGCGGAGAGCAGAAGCCCTGAGCCGCCGCAGACGCTGGTGGCAGCGCCGGAGGGATCCGCATTCGCGGAGATCCCCCTGGCGCTCATCACCACCAACCCCAAGCAGCCGCGGCAGATCTTCGACGAGGACGACCTCGCCGAGTTGGTCGACTCCATCAAGGAGGTGGGCCTGCTGCAGCCCATCGTCGTCCGGCCCCTGGGCGAGGGCTACGAACTGGTGATGGGGGAGCGGCGTCTGCGCGCGACCAGGGCCGCGGGGCGGGACGTCATCCCGGCGATCGTGCGGGAGACCGCCGACCACGACCTGCTGCGGGACGCCCTCCTGGAGAACCTCCACCGGGTGCAGCTCAACCCCCTGGAGGAGGCGGCCGCCTATCAGCAGATGCTCGACGACTTCGGCTGCACGCAGGAGGAACTCGCCACCCGGATCAAGCGCTCGCGCCCGCAGATCTCCAACACCATCCGGCTGTTGCGCCTCCCGGCGCCCGTGCAGCGGCGTGTGGCGGCCGGTGTCCTGTCAGCGGGCCACGCCCGGGCGCTTCTGATGGTGGGGGACCCGGTCGAGCAGGAGCGCCTGGCCCAGCGGATCGTCGCCGAGGGGCTGAGCGTGCGGACCGTGGAGGAGATCATCGCGCTCGGGCAGCGCGATGGCACGCCCCGCGCCCGCCGGACGGTCACGCGTGCGCCGTCGCCGCGGGCGTCCGCACTCACGCAGGCGCTGACCGACAGCCTGGACACCAGGGTGAACGTCCAGATCGGCAAGAGCCGCGGCAAGATCACGATCGAGTTCGCCGGCGAAGAGGACCTCGACCGGATCCTGGTGGTGCTCCGCCAGGGAGTAGCGACAGAGGAATAA
- a CDS encoding ParA family protein yields MDLPPLERPDDLADVSRETPSLPQPDAPRIMVVANQKGGVGKTTTAVNIAAGLAQGGLRVLLIDVDPQGNASTALNVPHDEGTVGTYEVLVDQLPLIDAVARCPEVPGLWVLPATIDLAGAEIGLVAAVSRETRLRSALDAFFDDYYVDYVLIDCPPSLGLLTLNALVAAHEILIPIQCEYYALEGVTQLLRTIDLVKGRLNDGLMLSTVILTMFDGRTKLASQVADEVRRHFARETLETVIPRSVRVAEAPSFGQTVLTYQYASVGAQAYVKAAGEIAERGVTPTI; encoded by the coding sequence ATGGACCTGCCACCGCTGGAGCGTCCGGACGACCTGGCGGATGTTTCACGTGAAACGCCGTCGCTCCCCCAGCCGGATGCCCCACGCATCATGGTCGTGGCGAATCAGAAGGGCGGGGTGGGAAAGACCACCACGGCTGTCAATATCGCCGCGGGCCTCGCCCAAGGCGGGCTCCGCGTCCTACTGATCGACGTGGATCCCCAGGGCAACGCCTCCACGGCCCTCAACGTGCCGCACGACGAGGGCACGGTCGGCACCTACGAGGTCCTTGTGGATCAACTGCCGCTGATTGATGCCGTCGCGCGATGCCCGGAGGTGCCGGGTCTTTGGGTCTTGCCCGCGACCATCGACCTCGCCGGCGCGGAGATCGGCCTCGTGGCGGCCGTTTCACGTGAAACACGCCTCAGGTCCGCCCTGGACGCCTTCTTCGACGACTACTACGTCGACTACGTCCTCATCGACTGCCCGCCGTCGCTGGGACTGCTTACCCTGAACGCCCTCGTGGCCGCCCACGAGATTCTGATCCCCATCCAGTGCGAGTACTACGCGCTCGAAGGCGTGACGCAGCTCCTGAGGACCATCGACCTGGTGAAGGGCCGACTCAACGACGGGCTCATGCTCTCGACCGTCATCCTGACCATGTTCGATGGCCGGACCAAGCTCGCGTCGCAGGTGGCCGACGAGGTTCGGCGCCACTTCGCCCGCGAGACGCTCGAAACGGTGATCCCGCGGTCGGTCCGCGTCGCGGAAGCGCCGTCCTTCGGGCAGACCGTCCTGACCTACCAGTACGCATCCGTGGGCGCACAGGCCTACGTGAAGGCGGCGGGGGAGATCGCCGAACGCGGCGTGACCCCCACCATCTGA
- a CDS encoding TetR/AcrR family transcriptional regulator — MVSDRRERVVDAALVLIGRDGMRALTHRRVDAEAGVPLGTTSNHFRTRRALLEGTLGRLVERDKESVRALGGADPRSVDDLATMMLRYVERSVTVNRALTRARYAMFVELADDERLGGLVLAGREDLTALGSALLGAALGVASQGELRPRAAATVMATVEGMILHRLTGSEASPDDHATLRSLLASMEASTAPR; from the coding sequence ATGGTGAGCGATCGACGCGAGCGGGTCGTGGATGCCGCGTTGGTGCTGATCGGCCGCGACGGCATGCGCGCGCTGACGCACCGCCGCGTGGACGCCGAGGCGGGCGTCCCGCTGGGGACCACCTCGAACCATTTCCGGACGCGCCGGGCGCTGCTGGAGGGCACGCTGGGGCGCCTCGTGGAGCGCGACAAGGAGAGCGTTCGCGCGTTGGGGGGCGCCGACCCGCGTTCGGTCGACGATCTCGCCACGATGATGCTCCGCTACGTGGAGCGCTCGGTCACGGTGAACCGCGCGCTGACGCGCGCGCGGTACGCGATGTTCGTGGAACTCGCGGACGACGAGCGGCTCGGCGGTCTCGTGCTGGCCGGACGCGAGGACCTGACGGCCCTGGGCTCAGCGCTGCTGGGCGCGGCGCTCGGAGTCGCCTCGCAGGGGGAACTGCGTCCGCGCGCGGCCGCCACGGTGATGGCGACCGTCGAGGGGATGATCCTGCACCGGTTGACCGGCAGCGAGGCCTCCCCCGACGACCATGCGACGCTCCGCTCCCTGCTCGCGTCCATGGAGGCTTCGACGGCCCCGCGGTGA
- a CDS encoding FAD-dependent oxidoreductase, whose protein sequence is MKAQSAAVIGGGIGGLTTANTLVRAGWHVTVYERSPGLPATGTALGLWLPARRALARIGVEQALAAIGVEQRAGEIRRWDGTVLGRAGSGRAAVLLISRPELTRVLAEALPPGVLRLGEPAPPLADLAEHDVIIGADGIGSRTRASLFGERSAPRSLRMTAWRGWVPGEAATTSESWGPGALFGITPRDGGLTNWFAAVRTPAAADPSLEALRTRYRGWHPAVQDVLRRVDEESMLVHELLETPRLPAYVRGRVALLGDAAHAMSPNLGRGACEAIVDAVVLGEELARHPVPLALRRYDRRRRLPDTAIARASRVMGRVATATSGTGLRDAALGITMRLA, encoded by the coding sequence ATGAAGGCACAGAGTGCAGCCGTGATCGGCGGCGGGATCGGCGGGCTGACTACGGCCAACACCCTGGTGCGCGCCGGGTGGCACGTCACGGTGTACGAGCGTTCCCCGGGGCTTCCCGCCACCGGGACGGCGCTCGGGCTGTGGCTGCCTGCCCGTCGGGCGCTCGCGCGGATCGGCGTCGAGCAGGCCCTCGCCGCCATCGGCGTGGAGCAGCGCGCCGGGGAGATCCGTCGTTGGGACGGCACTGTGCTGGGCCGCGCCGGCTCGGGTCGTGCCGCCGTCCTGCTGATCTCCCGCCCGGAGCTCACCAGGGTGCTCGCCGAGGCGCTTCCCCCGGGCGTCCTCCGCCTGGGAGAGCCCGCTCCGCCGCTCGCCGACCTCGCTGAGCACGACGTGATCATCGGGGCGGACGGCATAGGGAGCCGGACGCGAGCATCGCTGTTCGGCGAACGGTCAGCCCCGCGATCGCTCCGGATGACCGCCTGGCGGGGCTGGGTTCCCGGGGAAGCCGCCACGACGTCGGAGTCGTGGGGGCCGGGGGCGCTGTTCGGCATCACGCCGCGCGACGGCGGGCTGACCAACTGGTTCGCCGCCGTCCGAACGCCCGCCGCCGCGGACCCCTCCCTGGAGGCCCTCAGAACCCGCTACCGGGGCTGGCATCCCGCGGTCCAGGACGTCCTGCGCCGTGTGGACGAGGAGTCCATGCTGGTGCACGAGCTTCTCGAGACCCCGCGGCTGCCCGCCTACGTCCGGGGTCGCGTGGCGCTGCTGGGGGACGCCGCCCACGCCATGTCGCCCAACCTGGGGCGTGGCGCCTGCGAGGCGATCGTCGACGCGGTCGTCCTCGGTGAGGAGTTGGCCCGCCACCCCGTCCCGCTGGCGCTCCGGCGCTACGACCGCAGGCGGCGCCTGCCCGACACCGCGATCGCCCGCGCCTCGCGGGTGATGGGTCGGGTCGCGACGGCCACCTCGGGCACAGGGCTGCGGGACGCCGCCCTCGGGATCACGATGCGGCTGGCCTGA
- a CDS encoding protein jag, whose protein sequence is MSEDVQTASQVDADVEVTEVEAAEAASSDAEVEVPHAEGTEAEATDGERSEQAAEAAEGDEEEPAEGSAPRVSKREESLNNEGEIAADYLEELLDIADLDGDIDTFNESGRAHVSVITDSEVLVGKDGEVLDALQELARLAVMTETGHRSRLMLDIAGYRDKQRRSLQDLAADAISEVESTGEPVRLSPMNPYQRKIVHDAVAAAGLSSESEGEEPRRRVVVLPKG, encoded by the coding sequence ATGAGTGAGGATGTGCAGACCGCATCGCAGGTCGACGCCGACGTCGAGGTGACCGAGGTCGAGGCCGCCGAGGCCGCATCGTCGGACGCCGAGGTCGAGGTCCCCCACGCCGAGGGCACCGAGGCCGAGGCCACCGACGGTGAGCGCTCGGAGCAGGCAGCCGAGGCTGCGGAGGGCGACGAGGAGGAGCCGGCCGAAGGCTCCGCGCCCCGGGTCAGCAAGCGCGAGGAGTCCCTCAACAACGAGGGCGAGATCGCCGCGGACTACCTCGAGGAGCTCCTCGACATCGCGGATCTGGACGGCGACATCGACACCTTCAACGAGTCGGGCCGGGCGCACGTCTCGGTGATCACCGATTCGGAGGTGCTCGTCGGCAAGGACGGTGAGGTGCTGGACGCCCTGCAGGAGCTCGCGCGCCTGGCCGTGATGACCGAGACCGGTCACCGCAGCCGCCTGATGCTCGACATCGCGGGCTACCGGGACAAGCAGCGCCGTTCGCTGCAGGACCTGGCCGCCGACGCCATCTCCGAGGTGGAGAGCACCGGCGAGCCGGTCCGGCTCTCCCCCATGAACCCCTACCAGCGCAAGATCGTTCACGACGCGGTCGCCGCCGCCGGGCTCTCCAGCGAGTCCGAGGGCGAGGAGCCCCGCCGGCGCGTCGTCGTGCTGCCCAAGGGCTGA
- the yidC gene encoding membrane protein insertase YidC — protein sequence MKYVLIGLLKAYRAVISPLYGDVCKYYPTCSAYSLEAVQRHGAIKGTWLTMRRLVRCHPWSQGASTPCRPLTFRRCTVFDGILGFLDTIMQPIYAAMSGILVGFHWLYSHILHPDSGWTWALSIVSLTIVVRMLMIPLFVKQINSSRQMQLVAPKTRALQEKYGNDREKYGQEVMKLYQEEGVNPAASCLPLLIQMPIFLGLFYVLNGAAHGQPKGYFFEQAPHLASSLQHAQIFGAEISATLAVNGLTNFNSTFFVAVVLIIGMTATLFITQLQLLRKNMPPEALTGPMAQQQKMMLYIFPAIYLFTGVNFPIGVMIYWLASNLWTLGQQYILIHNNPTPGTPAFIDWEERTRAKGKDPDKIMAERRAKMRRKKGPAVAGDPTKVARQNTSSTTSKESTSTDQPGASAPTNESGKQRIQRQQPNKGSRANRKQARPGQ from the coding sequence ATGAAGTACGTCCTGATCGGCCTGCTCAAGGCCTACCGCGCGGTGATCAGCCCGTTGTACGGGGACGTGTGCAAGTACTACCCCACGTGTTCGGCCTACTCGCTGGAAGCCGTCCAGCGACACGGGGCCATCAAGGGCACCTGGCTCACCATGAGGCGCCTCGTGCGCTGCCATCCCTGGTCGCAGGGGGCTTCGACCCCGTGCCGACCACTGACGTTCAGAAGGTGCACCGTGTTTGACGGGATCCTCGGTTTTCTCGACACGATCATGCAGCCGATCTACGCCGCGATGTCGGGCATCCTGGTCGGCTTCCACTGGCTGTACAGCCACATCCTGCATCCCGACTCGGGGTGGACGTGGGCGCTGTCGATCGTCTCCCTGACCATCGTGGTCCGGATGCTGATGATCCCGCTCTTCGTGAAGCAGATCAACAGCTCGCGCCAGATGCAGCTGGTCGCGCCGAAGACGCGCGCCCTGCAGGAGAAGTACGGCAACGACCGCGAGAAGTACGGCCAAGAGGTCATGAAGCTGTACCAGGAGGAGGGCGTCAACCCGGCCGCCTCCTGCCTGCCTCTGCTGATCCAGATGCCGATCTTCCTGGGCCTGTTCTACGTGCTGAACGGCGCGGCGCACGGCCAGCCCAAGGGCTACTTCTTCGAGCAGGCCCCGCACCTGGCCAGCTCGCTGCAGCACGCGCAGATCTTCGGCGCGGAGATCTCGGCGACGCTGGCCGTGAACGGCCTCACCAACTTCAACTCGACGTTCTTCGTCGCGGTGGTCCTCATCATCGGCATGACGGCGACGCTGTTCATCACGCAGCTGCAGTTGCTCCGCAAGAACATGCCGCCCGAGGCGCTGACCGGCCCGATGGCGCAGCAGCAGAAGATGATGCTCTACATCTTCCCGGCCATCTACCTGTTCACCGGCGTGAACTTCCCCATCGGCGTCATGATCTACTGGCTCGCCTCGAACCTGTGGACGCTGGGCCAGCAGTACATCCTGATCCACAACAACCCCACGCCCGGCACGCCCGCGTTCATCGACTGGGAGGAGCGCACGCGCGCCAAGGGCAAGGATCCCGACAAGATCATGGCCGAGCGCCGCGCGAAGATGCGCCGCAAGAAGGGCCCCGCCGTCGCCGGCGATCCCACCAAGGTGGCCCGCCAGAACACCTCCTCGACGACGTCGAAGGAGTCCACGAGCACCGACCAGCCGGGCGCGTCCGCGCCCACGAATGAGTCGGGGAAGCAGCGGATCCAGCGGCAGCAGCCGAACAAGGGATCGCGCGCCAACCGCAAGCAGGCACGGCCCGGCCAGTAG
- the rnpA gene encoding ribonuclease P protein component, producing the protein MLPPEHRLRTSDEFRSVVRDGVRAGRHTLVVHARRTDDPPSRAGFVVSKAVGDAVTRNRVKRQLRHLVAARLPHTPQPVAVVVRALPAAASGRLGPDFAAAWDSALGKLGVAA; encoded by the coding sequence GTGCTGCCTCCCGAACACAGATTGCGCACCTCGGACGAGTTCCGTTCCGTGGTGCGCGATGGTGTCCGGGCGGGCCGGCACACCCTGGTGGTCCACGCGCGCCGCACCGATGACCCGCCGTCCAGGGCGGGCTTCGTCGTCTCCAAGGCCGTCGGCGACGCCGTCACCCGCAACAGGGTGAAGCGGCAGCTGAGGCACCTCGTCGCCGCGCGGCTGCCGCACACCCCGCAACCCGTCGCCGTCGTGGTGCGGGCCCTGCCGGCCGCCGCGTCCGGACGCCTCGGGCCGGACTTCGCCGCCGCGTGGGACTCCGCGCTCGGCAAGCTCGGCGTGGCGGCATGA
- the rpmH gene encoding 50S ribosomal protein L34 — protein sequence MSKRTFQPSNRRRSRTHGFRLRMRTRAGRAILAARRRKGRVRLAG from the coding sequence GTGAGCAAGCGCACTTTCCAGCCGAGCAACCGGCGTCGCAGCCGCACCCATGGTTTCCGCCTGCGCATGCGCACCCGCGCCGGCCGCGCCATCCTGGCCGCGCGCCGTCGCAAGGGCCGCGTCCGCCTCGCCGGCTGA